One genomic region from Mangifera indica cultivar Alphonso chromosome 17, CATAS_Mindica_2.1, whole genome shotgun sequence encodes:
- the LOC123200191 gene encoding strigolactone esterase D14-like — protein MMKLEKGLSAALNAKIIGSGTEPMILAHGYGGDQSIWDKILPFLTQHYKILLFDWPFSGSVKDSTLFDPVKYSSYEAFANDLITILDENSLKSAVFIGHSMSGMIGCIASTKRPELFNRLILVGASPGYINTDDYEGGFKRSEIEEIISNVETDYLNWASSFAALVVDPKDPLSLEKFEKCLKSMRPEVALPLAKTVFYSDEREVLDKVTTPCTIIQPTNDIVAPNSVAQFMQEKIKGKSTVEMVETNGHFPQLTAHEQFVQVLGGVLGFQSLIDLKQMI, from the exons ATGATGAAGCTAGAGAAAGGTCTCTCAGCGGCGCTGAACGCAAAAATCATCGGTTCCGGGACTGAACCGATGATCCTTGCACATGGGTATGGCGGAGACCAATCTATCTGGGACAAAATTCTTCCCTTTTTGACTCAGCATTACAAGATTCTACTTTTCGACTGGCCCTTTTCAGGATCTGTAAAAGATTCAACCCTTTTCGATCCTGTTAAGTACTCTTCATATGAAGCTTTTGCCAATGATTTGATTACTATTTTGGACGAAAATTCTTTAAAATCAGCAGTTTTTATTGGCCACTCCATGTCTGGTATGATTGGATGCATTGCTTCAACGAAAAGGCCTGAGCTTTTCAACAGGCTCATACTCGTTGGAGCTTCTCCCGG GTACATAAACACAGATGATTATGAAGGAGGGTTCAAGAGATCAGAGATTGAGGAAATCATTTCCAACGTGGAAACCGACTATTTAAACTGGGCTTCAAGTTTTGCTGCTCTTGTTGTGGATCCAAAGGATCCTCTCTCACTTGAAAAGTTTGAGAAATGCTTGAAATCTATGAGGCCTGAGGTGGCTTTACCCTTGGCCAAAACAGTGTTTTACAGTGACGAAAGAGAAGTTCTTGATAAAGTTACAACTCCATGCACAATCATCCAACCAACCAATGACATTGTTGCGCCAAACTCAGTTGCTCAGTTCATGCAAGAGAAGATCAAGGGAAAATCAACGGTGGAGATGGTAGAGACTAATGGGCATTTCCCTCAGCTCACTGCTCACGAGCAGTTTGTTCAAGTCCTCGGTGGAGTATTAGGGTTTCAATCCTTGATCGATCTTAAGCAGatgatatga